Proteins co-encoded in one Stenotrophomonas maltophilia genomic window:
- a CDS encoding GYF domain-containing protein → MQDAQWWYANSRQSEGPVDLAGLRRLQQDGTVTARTLVWREGMPSWRPLAELDPSVAAAEPVAPSPEPAAATAVAVADPADPYRAPATAPVATPAGGLDGDMALYAAVVGGNFPIYRQRWRLDQGVADGRGTWHWPAFLIGVIWMAYRRMYRLAAIWAGTLVFFSIAEMLLGVPEGLSVIITLGLNTTAALYANRWYLAHCQREIARARAQAGGDEARLHSVLAARGDTHAPAAAMVAIVVVAVILVAQGLAG, encoded by the coding sequence ATGCAGGATGCGCAGTGGTGGTATGCCAACAGCAGACAGAGCGAGGGACCGGTGGACCTGGCCGGGCTGCGCCGCCTGCAGCAGGACGGAACCGTGACCGCGCGTACGCTGGTGTGGCGGGAGGGAATGCCGTCGTGGCGACCACTGGCCGAACTGGATCCATCGGTGGCCGCCGCCGAGCCGGTCGCGCCTTCGCCGGAGCCTGCTGCTGCCACTGCGGTCGCCGTCGCAGATCCCGCCGACCCCTATCGCGCACCCGCAACGGCGCCCGTCGCCACACCGGCGGGAGGGCTGGACGGTGACATGGCCCTGTATGCCGCCGTGGTCGGGGGCAACTTCCCGATCTACCGTCAGCGCTGGCGGCTGGACCAGGGGGTTGCCGATGGCCGCGGCACCTGGCACTGGCCGGCGTTCCTGATCGGCGTGATCTGGATGGCGTACCGCAGGATGTACCGGCTCGCCGCCATCTGGGCCGGCACACTGGTGTTCTTCAGCATTGCCGAAATGCTGCTGGGGGTGCCTGAAGGCCTGTCGGTGATCATCACCCTGGGGCTGAACACCACCGCTGCGCTGTATGCCAACCGCTGGTACCTGGCCCACTGCCAGCGCGAGATCGCCCGCGCCAGGGCGCAGGCTGGAGGCGATGAGGCACGCCTGCACAGTGTGCTGGCCGCGCGCGGCGACACCCATGCGCCGGCCGCGGCCATGGTGGCCATCGTCGTCGTCGCGGTGATACTGGTGGCGCAGGGGCTTGCCGGCTGA
- a CDS encoding benzoate/H(+) symporter BenE family transporter, whose product MNMQVRHGWWRDLSVPAIVAGFITVLVGFASSAVIVFQAAQAVGADQAQIASWMWALGLGMGVTCIGLSLRYRVPVVTAWSTPGAAMLVVGAGGASLAEATGAFLLAAVLGMLAGFSGIFARLMQRVPMALAAGMLAGVLLRFGLEVFVAMNTQLLLALAMFATWLAGRRLFPRYAVIATLLVGIAVAASRGLLHAQQVQLQLAVPQWVTPSLSWTAVAGIALPLFVVTMASQNIPGVAVMRASGYDAPVSPLIGWIGVVNTLLAPFGAYALNLAAITAAICMGRDAHEDPARRYIAAMAAGAFYILIGLFGATVAALFTAFPKELVACVAGIALFGTIANSLASALAVERDREAALVTFLVTASGVSLAGIGSAFWGLVAGALCLLVLGARTTA is encoded by the coding sequence ATGAACATGCAGGTGCGGCATGGCTGGTGGCGCGATCTTTCGGTACCGGCAATCGTCGCCGGCTTCATCACCGTGCTGGTCGGTTTCGCCAGTTCTGCGGTGATCGTGTTCCAGGCCGCACAGGCCGTGGGTGCCGACCAGGCGCAGATCGCCTCGTGGATGTGGGCGCTGGGGCTGGGCATGGGCGTAACCTGCATCGGGCTGTCGCTGCGCTATCGGGTGCCGGTGGTGACGGCATGGTCGACCCCGGGCGCGGCCATGCTGGTGGTCGGTGCCGGCGGCGCGTCGCTTGCCGAAGCCACCGGTGCCTTCCTGCTTGCCGCCGTGCTGGGCATGCTGGCCGGGTTCTCCGGCATCTTCGCGCGGCTGATGCAACGGGTGCCGATGGCGCTGGCTGCCGGGATGCTGGCCGGGGTGCTGCTGCGCTTCGGCCTGGAGGTGTTCGTGGCAATGAACACCCAGCTGTTGCTGGCGCTGGCGATGTTCGCCACCTGGCTGGCCGGACGTCGCCTGTTCCCGCGCTATGCGGTCATCGCCACCCTGCTGGTCGGCATTGCGGTTGCGGCCAGTCGTGGCCTGCTGCACGCACAGCAGGTGCAGCTGCAACTGGCGGTACCGCAATGGGTGACCCCCTCATTGTCATGGACGGCGGTGGCCGGCATCGCCCTGCCCCTGTTCGTGGTCACCATGGCTTCGCAGAACATACCGGGCGTGGCGGTGATGCGCGCGTCCGGCTACGACGCCCCGGTGTCGCCGCTGATCGGCTGGATCGGTGTGGTCAATACACTGCTGGCGCCCTTCGGTGCCTATGCACTCAACCTGGCGGCGATCACGGCGGCGATCTGCATGGGTCGCGATGCGCATGAGGATCCGGCGCGCCGCTATATCGCCGCGATGGCCGCTGGCGCGTTCTACATTCTCATCGGCCTGTTCGGTGCCACCGTGGCCGCACTGTTCACTGCCTTTCCGAAGGAGCTGGTGGCCTGCGTGGCCGGTATCGCGTTGTTCGGCACCATCGCCAACAGCCTGGCCAGTGCGCTGGCGGTGGAGCGCGACCGCGAGGCCGCACTGGTCACCTTCCTGGTCACCGCCTCCGGCGTCTCCCTGGCCGGCATCGGCTCGGCGTTCTGGGGCCTGGTGGCCGGTGCGCTGTGCCTGCTGGTGCTGGGGGCCAGGACGACGGCCTGA